The nucleotide sequence ATGTTAGCCTGAGGGAGAAATTCTTCTGATCTGACTTGTTCATCTGCCCTCTGAACTCTTGTGTCCTTAGGTGCAGTGATGGGCTCAGACATTGCAGGCTCAAGCGACATGAAGATCCGGCTGGTGGAAGGTCCTCATCCTTGCAGCGGACGGGTGGAGGTGCTCCTTTATGGCCTGTGGGGAACAGTTTGTGATGATGGATGGggcatcaaggaagccatggttgtCTGCAAAGAGCTGGGTTGTGGGGCTGCAGTGTCAGCCACACGTGAAGCACAATTTGGGACTGGAAGTCTCTCCACTGGCATGAGTGATATCAGATGCAGAAGGACAGAATCAGCCCTCAGTCAATGCCCAGCAAGCTTACAGAGAGAACAGCACTGTAC is from Sceloporus undulatus isolate JIND9_A2432 ecotype Alabama unplaced genomic scaffold, SceUnd_v1.1 scaffold_2976, whole genome shotgun sequence and encodes:
- the LOC121918011 gene encoding soluble scavenger receptor cysteine-rich domain-containing protein SSC5D-like, giving the protein AVMGSDIAGSSDMKIRLVEGPHPCSGRVEVLLYGLWGTVCDDGWGIKEAMVVCKELGCGAAVSATREAQFGTGSLSTGMSDIRCRRTESALSQCPASLQREQHCTSEEAAGVVCHVDCSGRVELLHNGVWGTICGDRWGIEEAGVVCQQTDCGIARLDQNGTQFGNGTGPIWLDDVHCRGTESSLYQCSASPWGMHDCDHRQAAGVVCS